One Cucurbita pepo subsp. pepo cultivar mu-cu-16 chromosome LG09, ASM280686v2, whole genome shotgun sequence DNA window includes the following coding sequences:
- the LOC111801761 gene encoding heavy metal-associated isoprenylated plant protein 9-like, producing the protein MGGEAVKMEEAKVEETKEELKVEKPKPCPPSVLLFVDLHCTGCAKKIEKSLMRITGVEGVSINVAKNELTIKGIVDPHAVCAKITKKTKRVAKVLSPLPPAEGEPAGPQLVNSQVGGLTVVELKVNMHCEACALQLKRKILKMRGVQTAWTELSTGKVVVTGSMDGSKLVEYVYRRTKKQARIVPQPEPPQQENKPPQEEPPKAEEKKEDEAAAAAAPPPETKTEDALPQGTDTNNNKEEEQPKPTEPAEPGEPAEETKASSVETKPAEGGDEKIVMDEVDPEIMKRMIYHNYQYQPLYVIEPIPPPPQLFSDENPNACCIQ; encoded by the exons GAAGAAGCAAAGGTAGAAGAGACGAAGGAAGAACTGAAAGTGGAGAAACCCAAGCCTTGTCCTCCTTCCGTGCTGTTGTTTGTGGATCTGCATTGCACAGGGTGTGCTAAGAAAATTGAGAAGTCCCTCATGAGAATAACAG GAGTTGAAGGGGTGAGCATTAATGTGGCCAAAAATGAATTAACCATCAAGGGAATAGTAGACCCACATGCGGTTTGCGCCAAAATCACCAAGAAGACCAAGAGAGTAGCCAAAGTGTTGTCCCCATTGCCACCTGCTGAGGGCGAACCCGCCGGCCCCCAACTTGTCAACTCCCAG gtgggtggattgaCGGTGGTGGAATTGAAGGTTAACATGCACTGCGAGGCCTGTGCCCTGCAACTCAAAAGAAAGATACTCAAAATGAGAG GAGTGCAAACAGCATGGACGGAACTGAGCACGGGAAAAGTGGTGGTAACAGGAAGCATGGATGGGAGTAAGCTAGTGGAGTACGTGTATAGACGCACCAAAAAGCAAGCCAGAATAGTGCCACAGCCGGAACCTCCTCAGCAAGAAAACAAGCCCCCTCAAGAAGAACCACCAAAAGccgaggaaaagaaagaagatgaggcggcggcggcggcggcaccACCACCAGAGACAAAGACAGAAGACGCGCTACCCCAAGGAACAGACACGAACAATAACAAGGAGGAAGAACAACCAAAACCGACGGAACCAGCGGAACCAGGGGAACCAGCAGAAGAGACGAAGGCAAGTAGTGTGGAAACGAAGCCGGCGGAGGGCGGAGACGAGAAGATTGTTATGGATGAGGTAGACCCTGAAATCATGAAGAGGATGATTTACCATAATTATCAGTATCAGCCGCTGTACGTTATCGAACCAATTCCTCCACCGCCTCAGCTATTCAGCGATGAGAATCCCAATGCTTGCTGCATCCAGTAA